One window of Papaver somniferum cultivar HN1 chromosome 9, ASM357369v1, whole genome shotgun sequence genomic DNA carries:
- the LOC113312232 gene encoding uncharacterized protein LOC113312232, protein MDNLGTLQLTQTWHKYGSCPAGTIPIRRKGKNYNPALLRKHNYPRLSPYKSSVTSRSNDTADDSTEDSGVHEADEYTGTGCYNLLCDGFVHTTSNVSVGCSFSDVSTFNGSQKDVTFSIHKDQSSGHWWVQLQGIPTGYYPSSLFDGLSKEATRVDWGGQIIDRNEERHTSTQMGSGHFPSEGGLKTSSYFNWVQVVDETNMMKDPENVKTYIMNPNCYDLKIDNGNYDTNGYTFYYGGPGYNDICQ, encoded by the exons ATGGATAATCTTGGGACACTTCAACTTACACAAACTtggcataagtatggatcatgtcCGGCAGGAACTATCCCTATTCGGAGGAAAGGAAAAAATTACAATCCCGCACTTTTGCGTAAACATAATTATCCAAGATTATCACCTTATAAGAGTTCTGTTACATCGCGCTCAAACGACACTGCAGACGACTCTACGGAAGATTCTGGGGTCCATGAG GCGGACGAATACACGGGTACGGGGTGCTACAACCTCCTTTGTGATGGTTTTGTGCACACAACGTCAAATGTCTCTGTTGGTTGCAGTTTTAGTGATGTGTCCACTTTCAATGGGAGCCAAAAAGATGTCACATTCAGTATTCACAAG GACCAAAGTAGTGGACATTGGTGGGTGCAATTACAAGGTATTCCGACCGGTTATTATCCAAGTTCTCTTTTCGATGGATTATCAAAGGAAGCAACAAGAGTAGATTGGGGTGGACAAATCATTGATAGGAATGAAGAACGACATACTTCGACTCAAATGGGTAGCGGTCATTTCCCTTCTGAGGGTGGTTTGAAAACATCGAGTTATTTTAATTGGGTTCAAGTAGTTGATGAAACTAACATGATGAAGGACCCTGAAAATGTTAAAACATACATCATGAATCCAAACTGTTATGATTTGAAAATTGACAACGGAAATTACGATACAAATGGTTATACTTTTTATTATGGAGGTCCCGGTTATAATGATATATGTCAATGA